Proteins encoded in a region of the Vitis riparia cultivar Riparia Gloire de Montpellier isolate 1030 chromosome 7, EGFV_Vit.rip_1.0, whole genome shotgun sequence genome:
- the LOC117919004 gene encoding G-type lectin S-receptor-like serine/threonine-protein kinase CES101 isoform X2, with translation MESSMCLSSAILSLCLSCMWLGVVPSISSAQTDTIKPGEELQFSEKLLVSAKGTFTLGFFSLESSSYLGIWYTTDASNKKVWVANRDKPISGTDANLTLDVDGKLMITHSGGDPIVLNSNQAARNSTATLLDSGNFVLEEFNSDGSVNEKLWASFENPTDTLLPGMKLGINLKTGRNWSLASWISEQVPAPGTFTLEWNGTQLVMKRRGGTYWSSGTLKDRSFEFIPSLNWNNIYSFNSVSNANEIYFSYSVPGVVSHWVLTWEGELFDTSRPVFVLNDQCNRYEEYPGCAVQNLPTCRTRKDGFMKQSVLRSGSPSSMKGNSSLGLSDCQAICWNNCSCTAYNSIHTNGTGCRFWSTKFAQALKDDANQEELYVLSSSRVTGSSWWIWVIIAGVVLVVLLLTGSLYYSRRKFRGEREMEEAALLELTTSNSFSDSKDVEHDGKRGAHDLKLFSFDSIVAATNNFSSENKLGEGGFGPVYKGKLPEGQEIAVKRLSRGSSQGLVEFKNEIRLIVKLQHMNLVRLLGCCIKGEEKMLIYEFMPNKSLDFFLFDLARRKILDWKRRHNIIEGIAQGLLYLHKYSRLRIIHRDLKASNILLDHDLNPKISDFGMARTFGRNASEANTNRIVGTYGYMPPEYAMEGIFSVKSDVYSFGVLLLEIVSGQKNKSFHHNHGAFAINLAVYGLHMIEYHLNGSK, from the exons ATGGAAAGCAGCATGTGCCTTAGCAGTGCAATTTTGTCTCTGTGTTTGTCATGTATGTGGTTGGGAGTAGTGCCTTCCATTTCTAGTGCACAGACAGACACCATCAAACCTGGGGAAGAGCTTCAATTCTCGGAAAAATTACTGGTTTCTGCAAAAGGGACTTTTACTCTAGGCTTCTTCAGCCTGGAATCTAGCAGTTATTTAGGAATATGGTACACAACTGATGCTTCTAACAAGAAAGTTTGGGTTGCTAACAGAGACAAGCCTATATCCGGTACCGATGCAAATCTCACGCTGGATGTCGATGGCAAATTGATGATCACGCATAGCGGAGGTGATCCAATTGTCCTGAATTCCAATCAAGCAGCCAGAAACTCAACAGCTACTCTGCTTGATTCtggaaattttgttttggaaGAGTTCAATTCGGATGGATCTGTGAACGAGAAACTATGGGCGAGTTTCGAAAATCCTACAGACACCCTCCTGCCTGGGATGAAACTAGGCATCAACTTGAAAACCGGGCGAAACTGGTCACTTGCTTCATGGATAAGCGAACAAGTGCCTGCTCCTGGGACTTTTACTCTGGAATGGAATGGCACACAATTGGTGATGAAACGCCGAGGGGGCACCTACTGGAGCAGTGGAACCTTGAAAGATAGGAGCTTTGAGTTCATTCCTTCGTTGAACTGGAATAACATCTACAGTTTTAACAGTGTTTCGAATGCAAACGAGATTTACTTTAGCTATTCAGTTCCAGGAGTTGTTTCACACTGGGTATTGACCTGGGAAGGGGAACTTTTTGACACTAGTAGACCCGTATTTGTGCTGAACGATCAGTGCAATAGGTATGAAGAATATCCAGGGTGTGCAGTGCAAAACCTACCCACTTGCAGGACTAGAAAAGACGGATTCATGAAGCAATCGGTTCTCAGATCAGGATCACCATCATCAATGAAAGGAAATTCGAGCTTGGGCCTTAGTGATTGTCAGGCTATATGCTGGAATAATTGTTCTTGTACTGCTTATAATAGTATACACACTAACGGAACTGGATGTCGGTTTTGGAGTACAAAATTTGCACAAGCCCTCAAGGATGACGCAAATCAGGAGGAGCTCTATGTTTTATCCTCATCACGAGTTACGG GGAGCAGTTGGTGGATATGGGTCATTATTGCAGGAGTGGTACTTGTGGTCTTGTTACTTACGGGCTCCTTATACTATTCAAGGAGAAAATTCAGag GGGAGAGAGAAATGGAGGAAGCTGCGCTGCTTGAATTGACAACTTCAAACAGCTTTAGTGATTCAAAAGATGTTGAACATGATGGAAAGAGGGGGGCTCATGATCTTAAACTGTTCAGTTTTGATTCTATTGTGGCTGCCACGAATAACTTTTCATCTGAAAATAAACTTGGAGAGGGTGGCTTTGGCCCGGTTTATAag GGGAAATTACCTGAGGGGCAAGAAATAGCAGTGAAGAGACTTTCAAGGGGCTCCAGCCAAGGATTGGTGGAGTTTAAAAATGAGATTAGACTGATCGTCAAACTCCAACACATGAATCTTGTTAGACTTTTGGGTTGCTGCATCAAGGGAGAAGAAAAGATGTTAATCTATGAGTTCATGCCCAACAAAAGCTTGGACTTCTTCCTCTTTG ATCTTGCTAGAAGAAAGATATTGGACTGGAAAAGACGTCACAATATCATTGAGGGGATTGCACAAGGACTTCTTTACTTGCATAAATATTCAAGACTAAGAATTATTCATAGAGATCTAAAAGCAAGTAACATCCTACTTGATCATGACTTGAACCCgaaaatttctgattttggcATGGCCAGAACTTTTGGGCGAAATGCATCGGAAGCAAATACAAATAGGATAGTTGGAACATA TGGTTACATGCCACCCGAGTATGCCATGGAAGGAATTTTCTCGGTGAAATCagatgtttatagctttgggGTCCTACTGTTGGAGATTGTGAGCGGCCAAAAGAACAAAAGCTTTCATCATAACCATGGTGCCTTTGCCATAAACCTGGCAGTATAC GGGCTACACATGATCGAGTATCATTTAAATGGATCCAAGTAA
- the LOC117919004 gene encoding G-type lectin S-receptor-like serine/threonine-protein kinase CES101 isoform X1, whose translation MESSMCLSSAILSLCLSCMWLGVVPSISSAQTDTIKPGEELQFSEKLLVSAKGTFTLGFFSLESSSYLGIWYTTDASNKKVWVANRDKPISGTDANLTLDVDGKLMITHSGGDPIVLNSNQAARNSTATLLDSGNFVLEEFNSDGSVNEKLWASFENPTDTLLPGMKLGINLKTGRNWSLASWISEQVPAPGTFTLEWNGTQLVMKRRGGTYWSSGTLKDRSFEFIPSLNWNNIYSFNSVSNANEIYFSYSVPGVVSHWVLTWEGELFDTSRPVFVLNDQCNRYEEYPGCAVQNLPTCRTRKDGFMKQSVLRSGSPSSMKGNSSLGLSDCQAICWNNCSCTAYNSIHTNGTGCRFWSTKFAQALKDDANQEELYVLSSSRVTGSSWWIWVIIAGVVLVVLLLTGSLYYSRRKFRGEREMEEAALLELTTSNSFSDSKDVEHDGKRGAHDLKLFSFDSIVAATNNFSSENKLGEGGFGPVYKGKLPEGQEIAVKRLSRGSSQGLVEFKNEIRLIVKLQHMNLVRLLGCCIKGEEKMLIYEFMPNKSLDFFLFDLARRKILDWKRRHNIIEGIAQGLLYLHKYSRLRIIHRDLKASNILLDHDLNPKISDFGMARTFGRNASEANTNRIVGTYGYMPPEYAMEGIFSVKSDVYSFGVLLLEIVSGQKNKSFHHNHGAFAINLAVYAWDLWKEGTSLELVDPMLEDSYSTTQMLRCIRIALLCVQESATDRPTMSAIISMLTNETVPLPNPNLPAFSTHHKVSELDSHKGRPESCSRNVTISETEGR comes from the exons ATGGAAAGCAGCATGTGCCTTAGCAGTGCAATTTTGTCTCTGTGTTTGTCATGTATGTGGTTGGGAGTAGTGCCTTCCATTTCTAGTGCACAGACAGACACCATCAAACCTGGGGAAGAGCTTCAATTCTCGGAAAAATTACTGGTTTCTGCAAAAGGGACTTTTACTCTAGGCTTCTTCAGCCTGGAATCTAGCAGTTATTTAGGAATATGGTACACAACTGATGCTTCTAACAAGAAAGTTTGGGTTGCTAACAGAGACAAGCCTATATCCGGTACCGATGCAAATCTCACGCTGGATGTCGATGGCAAATTGATGATCACGCATAGCGGAGGTGATCCAATTGTCCTGAATTCCAATCAAGCAGCCAGAAACTCAACAGCTACTCTGCTTGATTCtggaaattttgttttggaaGAGTTCAATTCGGATGGATCTGTGAACGAGAAACTATGGGCGAGTTTCGAAAATCCTACAGACACCCTCCTGCCTGGGATGAAACTAGGCATCAACTTGAAAACCGGGCGAAACTGGTCACTTGCTTCATGGATAAGCGAACAAGTGCCTGCTCCTGGGACTTTTACTCTGGAATGGAATGGCACACAATTGGTGATGAAACGCCGAGGGGGCACCTACTGGAGCAGTGGAACCTTGAAAGATAGGAGCTTTGAGTTCATTCCTTCGTTGAACTGGAATAACATCTACAGTTTTAACAGTGTTTCGAATGCAAACGAGATTTACTTTAGCTATTCAGTTCCAGGAGTTGTTTCACACTGGGTATTGACCTGGGAAGGGGAACTTTTTGACACTAGTAGACCCGTATTTGTGCTGAACGATCAGTGCAATAGGTATGAAGAATATCCAGGGTGTGCAGTGCAAAACCTACCCACTTGCAGGACTAGAAAAGACGGATTCATGAAGCAATCGGTTCTCAGATCAGGATCACCATCATCAATGAAAGGAAATTCGAGCTTGGGCCTTAGTGATTGTCAGGCTATATGCTGGAATAATTGTTCTTGTACTGCTTATAATAGTATACACACTAACGGAACTGGATGTCGGTTTTGGAGTACAAAATTTGCACAAGCCCTCAAGGATGACGCAAATCAGGAGGAGCTCTATGTTTTATCCTCATCACGAGTTACGG GGAGCAGTTGGTGGATATGGGTCATTATTGCAGGAGTGGTACTTGTGGTCTTGTTACTTACGGGCTCCTTATACTATTCAAGGAGAAAATTCAGag GGGAGAGAGAAATGGAGGAAGCTGCGCTGCTTGAATTGACAACTTCAAACAGCTTTAGTGATTCAAAAGATGTTGAACATGATGGAAAGAGGGGGGCTCATGATCTTAAACTGTTCAGTTTTGATTCTATTGTGGCTGCCACGAATAACTTTTCATCTGAAAATAAACTTGGAGAGGGTGGCTTTGGCCCGGTTTATAag GGGAAATTACCTGAGGGGCAAGAAATAGCAGTGAAGAGACTTTCAAGGGGCTCCAGCCAAGGATTGGTGGAGTTTAAAAATGAGATTAGACTGATCGTCAAACTCCAACACATGAATCTTGTTAGACTTTTGGGTTGCTGCATCAAGGGAGAAGAAAAGATGTTAATCTATGAGTTCATGCCCAACAAAAGCTTGGACTTCTTCCTCTTTG ATCTTGCTAGAAGAAAGATATTGGACTGGAAAAGACGTCACAATATCATTGAGGGGATTGCACAAGGACTTCTTTACTTGCATAAATATTCAAGACTAAGAATTATTCATAGAGATCTAAAAGCAAGTAACATCCTACTTGATCATGACTTGAACCCgaaaatttctgattttggcATGGCCAGAACTTTTGGGCGAAATGCATCGGAAGCAAATACAAATAGGATAGTTGGAACATA TGGTTACATGCCACCCGAGTATGCCATGGAAGGAATTTTCTCGGTGAAATCagatgtttatagctttgggGTCCTACTGTTGGAGATTGTGAGCGGCCAAAAGAACAAAAGCTTTCATCATAACCATGGTGCCTTTGCCATAAACCTGGCAGTATAC GCTTGGGATCTATGGAAAGAAGGTACTAGCTTGGAGCTAGTGGATCCAATGTTGGAGGATTCCTACTCAACAACCCAAATGTTGAGATGCATTCGTATTGCTCTCTTGTGCGTACAGGAGAGCGCAACAGATAGGCCTACAATGTCAGCTATTATCTCCATGCTCACCAACGAAACTGTGCCCCTACCAAACCCAAATCTACCCGCATTTTCCACTCATCATAAAGTGTCAGAGCTAGATTCACACAAAGGCAGGCCAGAGAGTTGTTCTAGAAATGTAACTATTTCAGAGACGGAAGGTCGATAA